One region of Anticarsia gemmatalis isolate Benzon Research Colony breed Stoneville strain chromosome 2, ilAntGemm2 primary, whole genome shotgun sequence genomic DNA includes:
- the LOC142978631 gene encoding uncharacterized protein LOC142978631, translated as MKTLCVVIIIFVYLVIYIEAENQVMRIDKNDIRETVSSTKKQKVFTVAENDQVSLIFERTNVTSLNCHKPKRASSTMGGLRVDAVNITYTNDSTIFYFLADKSSNGRWNCHTISSSRGLSFLFDIRVKDARMPKITIDEFALNFKMSNSSVTEYDRFHEFKSEVNQSIELACNHVYDVGSLRLRYYDSQGAMLMNFVRPLWSKEQLIFRQLMTAEYNESYIDCTYITPKEENEQEFTYRTIFIVQDEGVMYNDFIMQVNGVKLAPHHVNGVETYQFRSIYNLQQLTITCEYKNKSMLGQLVYATDNIDSSTSVIKDSSKQLQPWRRSILINTTTTGVLVYRFTNSEKREKFCVIKLTKSLKREPIISRLLVRNILYQYGVSDEEWVNVYRYRAGDNISLVCSTQEGERVRWLFGKYYDEYSRSLEHVFTLSDEHNMSNITCESIQLNGKKKRNIIALQQYLPPLKFFDPEDKNTMIVIVGGAMGALVAIIVGICCFYRCRRNKHRHPRNGPYQTFNDNDNPIPPFPNQWEIYDYAYPENIYTPTTNDNYIMTNNSLYLRTPVYATPHKKRLTITSNTENHYTEIDENFINKIKNTGPTYQIPFEHCDKNKPSSSENDKLQKTDDVSKNIDDNIGYENLRRNKSKGSSLKKLIKKRSDNVLDEASNTYINYQRVDSNTSYSNLIDISHTKDPKMEKSLGNELQ; from the exons ATGAAAACTTTATGTgtagtgattattatttttgtgtatttagtTATATATATCGAGGCTG aaaACCAAGTTATGAGAATCGACAAGAATGATATAAGAGAAACGGTATCATCaactaaaaaacaaaaggtTTTCACGGTTGCTGAAAATGACCAAGTCAGTCTGATTTTCGAAAGGACCAATGTGACAAGTTTAAA ctGCCACAAACCAAAAAGGGCCTCAAGCACAATGGGTGGTCTTAGAGTAGATGCCGTAAATATAACTTACACGAATGATAGTACTATTTTCTAT ttctTAGCTGATAAAAGTTCGAATGGAAGGTGGAATTGTCACACGATTAGTAGTTCGAGGGgactttcatttttatttgatattcgAGTAAAAGATGCAA GAATGCCGAAAATAACTATTGATgaatttgcattaaattttaaaatgtctaaTAGCTCAGTGACGGAATACGACCGTTTTCATGAGTTCAAGAGTGAAGTTAATCAGTCTATCGAGTTGGCTTGCAATCATGTTTACGATGTGGGTAGTTTGAGATTGCGATACTACGATTCACAAG GTGCCATGTTAATGAACTTTGTGAGACCATTATGGTCTAAAGAGCAATTGATCTTCAGACAACTTATGACAGCTGAGTACAATGAATCATATATTGACTGCACTTATATAACGCCAAAAGAGGAAAATGAACAAGAATTTACGTACAGAACTATATTTATTGTACAAGACGAAGGAGTAATGTACA ATGACTTCATAATGCAGGTGAACGGTGTGAAGTTAGCACCTCACCATGTCAATGGTGTTGAAACCTATCAATTCCGTTCTATTTACAACTTACAGCAATTAACTATTACttgtgaatataaaaataaatcgatgtTGGGTCAATTGGTATATGCTACCGACAATATAGACTCTTCTACGTCAGTTATTAAAG ACAGTTCTAAGCAATTGCAACCATGGCGTCGTAGTATTTTAATCAACACAACTACAACGGGTGTACTCGTCTATCGCTTTACAAACTCTGAGAAGAGAGAaaaattttgtgttattaaacTTACAAAGAGCCTTAAGCGTG AGCCGATCATATCCAGACTATTAGTGAGAAATATTCTGTATCAATACGGTGTAAGTGATGAGGAATGGGTGAACGTGTACCGCTACAGAGCTGGTGATAATATCTCTCTGGTTTGTAGCACTCAGGAGGGCGAGAGAGTCAGGTGGCTTTTTGGAA aatattACGACGAATATTCAAGGTCACTGGAACACGTGTTTACTTTGAGCGATGAACACAATATGTCTAATATCACTTGTGAATCTATACAGTTAAATGGCAAGAAAAAACGGAACATTATTGCGTTGCAGCAGTATTTACCACCTTTGAAATTTTTTGACCCAGAAG ataaaaataCGATGATTGTGATCGTCGGAGGAGCAATGGGAGCTTTAGTTGCCATCATCGTCGGTATTTGCTGCTTTTACCGCTGCAGAAGAAATAAACACAGACATCCTAGAAAT GGTCCATATCAAACCTTCAACGACAATGATAACCCGATACCGCCGTTTCCAAATCAATGGGAGATATACGACTATGCATACCCAGAGAACATATATACACCTACTACCAATGACAATTATATAATGACTAACAATAGTTTATACTTAAGAACACCTGTTTACGCAACGCCACACAAAAAACGCCTTACGATTACAAGTAATACCGAAAACCATTATACAGAAAttgatgaaaattttatcaacaaaattaaaaacacggGACCAACTTACCAGATACCCTTTGAACACTGTGATAAAAACAAGCCATCTAGTAGTGAAAATGACAAATTGCAGAAAACTGATGAtgtatcaaaaaatattgacgataacaTTGGCTATGAGAACTTGAGACGAAATAAGAGTAAGGGAAGTTCTCTAAAGAAGTTGATTAAAAAACGTTCCGATAATGTTCTGGATGAAGCTtctaatacttatattaattatcaACGTGTAGACAGCAATACTAGTTATAGTAATTTGATAGATATTAGTCATACTAAAGATCCAAAGATGGAAAAGTCGTTGGGAAACGAACTACAGTAA